ttccttccttccttccttccttccttccttccttcctcccttccttcctccctccctccctccctcccttccttcctccctccctccctccctccctccctccctccctcccttccttccttccttccttccttccttccttccttccttccttccttccttccttccttccttccttccttcctccctctctccctccctccctccctccctcccttccttccttccttccttccttccttccttccttccttccttccttcctccctccctccctccctccctccctccctccctcccttccttccttccttccttccttccttcatctgTGATTTATTTCACACAGTGAATTTTCTGCCACAGGGCTAATGGAATGGTGTCTTTCATGGGTGGGGTTATACAACACTTcatatgtgaaaaaataaagccattatAAACTTCCATTCACATAATGGGTTGGGATTGTGTTTGCTTATCAATAAGCCAAGGTTCTTAGCGAtgaagcaaaagcatttccagTATTAGCAGAGACAAGAGGTGTTTGAAAACATCCGTGGCAAGAAGTGCAGCTTTCAAATGGTGTTGTCAGTTATGCTGCAATTATTTCATTAGGCGTGCTGAGAGAGATGTCACCGGACCCAATGGGCCATGTGACAGGGAATGCCCATGTGTTCAGCAATGTTTCTGCTGCCCTCTGTGTAAAAGGAGAACTCTCAGAAATGCTAGACATAGCTGAACAGAAATGCTGGCACTCTAATCCTTTGGAGGAAAAGTCCTCTTTGCTGTCCCTCTGCTAAGACATGGCTGAGCGTTGGAGCCTGCGTTTGCTATGGTCACGTTTCTCATTAAGATGTCTGTTTGTTCTGCTGATGGGCATTGAGTCGCGTTAAATTAAATAGAAGGAGTGTTTTCTCCACTCCTAGCATAACATCTCTATGCCATGTAGGTTAATGTCTACTCCATTTGTGGGTTATTTGGTTAAGGCAGAAGCTGTATCACGCTAGCCCTGAAGAGACTGGGATGGCCTTTTGCCATCTCTTAATCCTGCTCCTCCACCCAGAGACCAATTTCTGCAGGTCTTTGCTGCAGGAAGGCAAAAGGGAAGTGAATGCATCTTTCCTTTAGGGAGTTTGATTTGCAGCTCTTTGTATTGTTTGTGTCTTCTCTTTCCAGCAATGACCTTCCTACCATGGCTTCCTGCCGCCTGAAAACCACCAAGCATCTCAGTGGAGAAGGAACAGATTGCCTAACCAGACAGGTAAGCAGAGAGGCTGGTAGGACAGACCTGTCATTTGAAGATGGGCTGCACTTGAATGAGCATCCAAGCTACACACTTACTCAGACGCCTCTTTTGTTCTCAGCTAATGTCACTGGAAGCAATCGCAGTTGGGCAGTAGGTCCTGGCTGAGAAGGTGACTTTCTGAATAGCCTTTCTTTCCATAACCCATCAAAGCAACTGGAAGGCTCCTGTTACAGAGCaggtgaggaggggaagaagccTCTGTGGTAAGAGGAGGGGTGGAGGCAGGTCATAAATTaattagtaagaaaaaaaaaaagaggaggcaACCTAGTCCTGAAAAAGGGAGGTGATCAGAAAGGTTCTCCCACTGTGGCTGTATACAGGCTTGATTTTTCTGTCTGACTGCTGGACTGCTAAGGAAGGGTGCAATATCGACACCTTTAACTTCAGTGCTTAAAGCATCTATGGGATTCTAGAGAGCATCTGTCAAGTGCCAGAAAGGACTGCGGTACAGGTACACTGCAGAGTATACTTATGCTGGGGccagatatttttcaaagatgtttTACACAGCTCTTtttagaaccatagaatcatagaatgtctcaggttggaagggacctcaaaggtcacctagttccaacccccctgccataggcagtgACGCTGTCCACCAAATCAGGTtgctcatccaacctggtctcAAACACCTCCAgcaatggggcatccacaagctctctgggaaacctgttccagtgcctcaccaccctctgagcaaagaatttcttcctaacctctaatctaaatcccccctcttttagtttaaaaccattctcccttaTTCTGTCATTGTCTGACTTGAGcagagtcactctccatctttttcataagtcccctttaagtactgaaaagcctcaacgaggtcaccccagagccttctcttcttcaggctgaacagccccatctctctctgcctttcttcataggagaggtgctccagccccttgatcatcttcgtggccctcctctggacctgttctaacagatTAACagccttcttgtgctgggggccccagacctggacacggtactccaagtggggcctcacaagggcagagtagaggaggaCAATtccctccctcaacctgctgcccactcctctgttgatgcgCACAGCATGCTTCTGGGCTGCGGgcgcgcactgctggctcatgtcgagaCAGTAGAGTTGACTTGGGCAGGCTTCTTTAGCTTATTGCATGTGATCCATCTCTGGTCCATGAGGATGGGTACAAGCCCCTGCCCACTTGAATGGTAAATCATCTGTGTAAAGCagtccagctccagcaggaaaCAGTGATGGTGACTTCCCACCAGGCAGCCAGCCACAAGGGTGCTAGGGTGCTGGTGCCCAGTGGGGGAGACTAGCAGCTAGAGGATCTAACGGTGCTTGCACACCCTGTCCTGTTGACATTCCCTGCTCATGCTACTAAAGTCTGCTAGGAACTGATCTTTATATCCATGTGGGTTGTATTTGGGAAGGCATGAGTTTAACCCGAGAGTGATGGCGACACTCTTTGAGCTCCAAGCAGGTCGAATAGGGGAAAATGTATCCTGTATCCTTTCCAGTTCAAGGTGCAAAGGCCACTGCACTTTTATCACTGCTTTGCCAAGCAGCACAGGTGTATGTCGCCTGCCGCCCAGATCAGGCTCTTCAGCTCCCCGAGAAATGCCTCCAGTTGGCCATTATCTTGCAGAATGCCTGGAGGGTCTTGGAACAGAGCCATCCTATGACCCTGCACTGCTGGCTGCCTTGCACATTAGCTAAACTTGGGCTTTACCTCTATAGGCTCCTATTCCAAAGCTTTGAGCATCGTCAGAGTCTCTGTCGGTGGTGTTTTCCTTAGATGCTTCTTATTTGCCACACTCTGGGGATTCTCCGTCAGAGTCTCgtcagcagagcagcagtgcaTGGCGTGGATCTGAATCTGGTGAGAGTGGCATTACAAGTAGCAGGCCTTGAGATTTATAGCATAAGTTTAAGCAAGTACATGGTTACAGTCAACCAACTCAAGAGTCAGACACTCCTCAGAATCTCTCACATGGGTACGTCAAAGGAGCTGATGAGTCTAAGAGTACTTTCAGTGTGAGAGCATCTGTTGCAGGAAGTTACTGTGATATCTTCCAAAGTCCATTTGATTTTATATTGCTCAGAATGTAGTCTGCAAAAGACAGTCAATTCAGCTGATTGAGCATGTGACGTATGTGCTTATGAACTGGAAGTTGTTGCCAAAGTAgagaaaaagctcttttttgATCATTAGTTCCAGAGGAGAAAGACCAATACATTGGCAGACACGGtcctcacacacacagactgATGGGtggatttctttcttgtatAACAAGGCTGCCTCAACTAGGAGCCTGATCGGGGATAGCCCTCGAGCTAGCCCTCCCTTAGGAATTCCTGGGCATGGCCTGAGAGGTAGCATTCACACAGGTCCATTCTCAACAGGCGGTTTAGGCGCCAGCACCCATTTGTGACGGTCAGGGCCTTTCATAGCATAAGCATTTGTCTGTCTGGCAACGTCATCACATAAGCAGGCTGAACTGGAAGAAGTCACTATCAGGAACTACTATTGCGATTTCTCTGCCTTTGAATTGCCACTTGCAATCTTGACCCAGTCATTAAGTGATATAGAAGGGATGAGCCATTGGGAACTAGGTGACAGAAAGCTGTACCGTGATGTTGGTATACAGAGGCTATAACCAAAGCTGTGCCCAAAAACAAATGATGATAGAGACCTAACCAGTAAAAAGAGAAGCAGATGAGAACTAATGCTCATGGTGGGTATGTGAAGTAATCTACAGACTTTATTCCTTATGTATGCAGGGGGCTACAAATCCCAGTTATGGAAGAAGTGACAGAGGGTTCACATTTTGTGCATCCCTCAGGCCACTTTGCTGCCACACGACATCCTCACTCTTCCTCTTCTATCTTCTTGCCATGAAACTCCCGGCTCTTTGCTCGGAGCTTGTTGACCTGTGACTCTGCAATGTCGGCCCGCTCCTCGGCTTCCTCCAGCTCGTGCTGGATCTTGCGGAATTTGGAGAGGTTGACATTGGACAGCTCCTCCTGTGTGGGGAGAGGGAGTTGGTGGTGAAGAGCCCGGGGCAGGGGTTTCACTCCTCATGCGTCTGGGCCTTGAGGGGCTCTGGTGATTACGCGGAGAAAGCACAGACCTCCTGTCTCCTACCTACCACTGCTGACCCAGAACCCTCTCAAAGAGCTCATCATCCTCCCTTATTCAGGACCCCTCTGTTGCAAGCTGCACCTGTACTCTGTCACTCTTGAGGAGCAATTCTGTCACGTGGCCTTCTCATTTTGTGTGCTTATTCTCCCACTACTCGGTGCCCAATTTTCCCTGTGGTTTATTAGGTTGAGAAAGACTCAGAAACCCTGTGCTGTTACCAGCGTCAGAGATTCATGAGCTTCTCAGTCAATGGACGAGGCCCTCAGGAATTTTGGTCTGACTTCCTGAATCAAACAGGCGGCAGAATAACCCTTGGTTCATCCCTGAGTGCAGCATGGCCAGAAGAAGGCAAGGCCTGCTGACACGGGAATGAACCACATGGCCAAGACTGTTGTGTCTTTGGAGTTACTTTCATGCCTCTTTCCTTGTATTCGTGCTCATCTCAATGACTGTGCTGCCCCGATGGAAGGGTGCTCATGGCCACTCTCCAAGCAATACTTACAGCCTCCTCAGCTTGTCTCTTGTAGGATTTCACCTTCATCTGCAGCTTGTCCACCAGATCCTGGAGCCTGAGAATGTTCTTCCGGTCTTCCTCAGACTAGAGTGGTTGGTAagcaggaaagagagagagttgGTTTCTCCACAGCACCAGAAAACATGTCCTCTTGGAGTTCACGGAAAAATGCTTTGGCTTTCTGTGAGAAGGGTGCGTCAGCACAAAGACACCTCCTGCCTTACCTGGTAGGTTAGCTCCTTCACCCTCCTCTCGTACTTGCGCACACCCTTCACGGCTTCAGCACTGCGCTTCTGCTCAGCATCTACCTCCCCTTCCAGCTCCCGCACCTGCAATGAGAAGCCCATTGGAGCTTTCCAGGTGGCTCCCTTTATGACATGCTCACTTGTCCACAAATACCATCCCTACGCACCCTGGCCTCCAGCTTCTGGATTTGCTTCTTGCCTCCCTTCAGAGCCAGCTGCTCAGCCTCATCCAGACGGTGCTGCAGGTCTTTCACCGTCACGTCCAGGTTCTTCTTCATTCTCTCTAGGTGGGCACTGGTGTCCTGTTCCTTCTTCAGCTCTTCCGCCATCATGGCCGCCTGGAGAGGCAAAGCAGCAAAGCCAGGTTGGGGCCGAAgacattttgggggaggatacATCCACCATCCTCAGTGACAGAGTGCCCCAACTCACATCTGTGATGGCCTTCTTGGCCTTCTCTTCAGCATTGCGGGCTTCCTGGATTGTCTCCTCCATTTCACCCTGAATTTGCACGATGTCTGTTTCCAGCTTCTTCTTGGTGTTGATCAAGCTGGTGTTCTGTGCAACAAGAAGGATAGGATTTGTACTGTCAGATCTAACACCTCCACATCAAGAGTTGAGAGTGAGAGTAATGTTTATGCAAGTCTTTAATTCAAAGGTCCTCTTTAGAGCCCTAGCGGCAAACCAGACGTGTGCCTGGCTGGACTGGTCATGTCACAGCTTTGCTCTTCAAATACGTACACGGTAAGATGCATAGCAACAAGCAAGATACATAGCAATCTCATTCTATGTTATCTCCTGTGGGCGGGATTCATTTCCAGCAAAGTATCCGACCTGGGTATGGAGGAGCTGCACGCGCTCGCTTGCATCCAGAAGCTCCTGCTCAGCCACTTTCCTTGACCGCTCCGTCTGCTCCAGGGCTGCCCGCAGCTCCTCAACTTCAGCCTGTAAGAGGTTTGCTCTGCGCTCCACCATGGCCACCTGTTCTTTCAGGTCTTCCTGCGTCCTGAGAGCATCATCCAAGTGTATTTGAGTATCCTGTAAGAGGGGAAAGAGAGATTATGAGGTGGCTGATCACTGCAGCACTGTTGGACAGAGACATCAGAGACATTCCCTGctcttttaataaattatttgtacaGTTATGATGTTGGTGTAACATGAGGCAAGATAGATGCCTACGTGCACATACTTTGGTTTATACCTTTAGCACTGCCTGTGTGTTTCTCAGGTTCTTTTGTGCCTCTGCAGCCACACGGTTGGCATGGCTCAGCTGGATCTCCATTTCATTCAGGTCTCCCTCCATCTTCTTCTTCAGCCGCAGGGCTTCATTCCTGCTCCTGATCTCAGCATCCAGGGTGCTTTGCATGGACTCCACAATTCTGAGGTGATTTCTCTTCAGCTGGTCGATTTCCTCATCTTTCTCTGCTATCTTCCTGTCAATCTCAGACTTGACCTGGTTGAGCTCCAGCTGGAGGCGCAGGATTTTCCCCTCTTCATGTTCTAGGGAGGCCTGGACAAGTTAGTAGGAACAGTGAATAAAACTGTGGCTTGCTTTCTAAGTAATCTCTAATACGATACCACATGAAATACAGTTTGGCTTTCTTGCCACGTCTGCAGATTTCTGTTCCCATTCTTTCAGTCTGGACACCACTCATTAGCACTTTGTACCTCAGCTTCCTCCAGGGAGGCTTGGATTTCAGATTTCTCCTGCTCAATCTGCTTCTTGACTTTCTCCAGCTCGTGGATCgcctttcctccctctgcaaTCTGCTCCGTGAGGTCAGAAATCTCCTCTGTAGGGAAGGGTGAAACAAGGCATGGTCAGACATAGGGCATAAAGGGAAGGGCCCTCACACACCAGGGTGACAGGTCTCTTCTCATCACTGCAGGCACACACCCGTGTGGAGTGGTGGGTAGACAAGCTTGGGGGAAAGCCCggccagcagcagaaagccacGGACTTACGCTGCAAGTTCTTGTTCTCACGCTTCAGCGTTTCCAGGTGGTCCAGGGACTCCTCATAGGCATTCTTCATCTTAAACAGCTCCGTGCTGAGAGAGCGAGACTCCTTCTGGGAAGCTTCCAGCTCAGCCTGTGTTTCCTCGTACTTCTGCTTCCACTCTGCCAGGATCTGGGCAGATCAACAGGGTGTGAGTATGGATGTGGCAATTGTGAAGGGATGCTCTGCCCAGGAAGCACAGGGCCAGGGGCCAGAATACCTTGTCAAagttcttctgcttcttgtccAGAGCTGCGCAGGCAGCATTTGTTCGCTCCACGTCAATCATCAGGTCTTCCACCTCGTTCTGCAgcctctgttttgtcttttccaggGAAGCACATTTGGCATTGACAGCTTCAACGTGTTCTTCTGCATCCTGCAGGCGCTGTGCCAGCTTCTTTCTGGGAGGAGATGATCACGGCTTCAGGTTAGAGAGTAAAGGGTAGCCAATTTTATAAGATTCACAAGAGGGCACTTGCCTGCTTAGGGGACTTAGTTCCTTGAGCTGTCCACAGTATTTATTCTGTCCAAGGCAGCATGCAGCCTAAAGGGCCTATCGCGTCTCTGCCCTAGCACCAATTGAGTATTCAGACTGTCTTAGCTCTTCTAACACCCTAAGGGCAAGTTTGTCCTTCCAGTCTGAACTTTTTCCACAGCACGcttttcatctttctccctctctgccctcTACCACAAAGAGAGTATATTGATGCCTTCATCCCATCCCTATCTTGACCCATCCTCAAAGACTCCTTCCAAATACCCTTAGCAGTCTCAGTCTTCTCCACCCATTCAACATCCCACTTCCCACATACTtggcctcctccagctcctccgtGCGCTGAATAGCATCCGTCTCATATTTGGTTCTCCACTGGGCCACTTCGCTGTTGGCTTTGGACAGGGCACGCTGCAGCTCTCCCTTGGCTTCCTGCTCCTCGTCATACTGTTCCCGGAGCAAGTCACAGTCATGGCGAGCAGACTGTAAGGCGTGGGCCAAGGCGTTCTTGGCctgtggggacactgggattAGTAACCTGGATACACATCTTGAGATGCATCTTGACAGTGAAATTGTCATGCACAGGAGAACTGCCCCAGGGAAAGGGTGGGTAAACTCTGATGAGAAAAATGTATAGCTGGGAGATGATGAATCCCTCATAAATGTGTGCTAGAGGATTAGGATGTGTTAGTGAAAGGTGGCCAGGGGACACTAATCCCTTGTTTCTGTAAACGTGCCTACAGATGTGTGTGCATGCTGTCTTGGAGGGCATCAGAATCTCATTAAGGGCTTGTGGATGACTTCCTCTAGCATCAAAATCACTACGGTTCCTTCCCTGTGTGTTGTGATGAGTATAACTCATGCATTTCTGGGTGATGTGGCTTGCAGGAAGTAGGGTACTTCCAGacctttatttcttcctctagATGTCTCTTCAGTTCCTCAATCTGTTGGGTAAATCCCTGCTTGCCCCTAGACAGCTGAGAAATCAAAGCATCCTTTTCTTCCACCTGGCGTGAATATTCACCTggcaagtgaaaaataaataaataaataaagttacaCTAAcggtagaatcatagaatcatttagaaAGACCCAtcagatcatcaagtccaaccatgATGTAACACTATAGTGAACTACCAAGTTCACTACTAAACATTTTCCTGAGCATCACATCCATTCAtctcttaaatatctccaggaATGGAGACTCTGCTacttccctaggcagcctgttccagtgcctaaccaCTCCTTCCACAGAGAAATTCCTCCTGACacctaatctaaacctcccctgatgcaactTGATGCTATTTCCTCATGTCCTGTCACTTGTCACGTGAGGAAAGAAACCAGCACCCACCTTGCTACAACCAACTTTCAGGCAGTTCTAGAAAGCCGTGAGGTCTCCCTTCATCCCCCTTTCTCAAGACTAACcaaacccagctccctcagcggCTCCTCACATGTCTTGCATGTCTTGCTttccagtcccttcaccagcttctttGCTCTTCATATTCCAGGAACTCAGTATGTTCTTTGCAGTGAGTGGCCCAAATCTGAACACAGTATCtgaggtgtggtctcaccagtgccaaATACACAGGGACAATCGCTTCCCTAGACcagctggccacactgtttctgatacaggACAGGATGACATTGGTgcccacctgggcacactgctggctcatggtaAGACAGCTGTGGACAAGCACCCCCAGATACTtttctgctgagcagctttccagacactcttTCCCAAGCCTATATTGCTGCACTTGGTTGTTGTGACCCAaatgcagcacccagcacttaGCTTTGCTGAATACCATAAAACTGGTTGCAGCCCATTGATCTTGCCTACCCAGAtcgctctgcagagccttcctatcctcaagcagatcaacattCCTGtccagcttggtgttgtctgcaaaatAACTGAGCGTGCACTCAGTCCCCTCAACCAAGATTGTTGAtcaaaatgttaaacaaaactgtcCCCAATACTTAGCCCTGGAGAACACTGTAAAGCCCTGTAATCTGGGGTTGCTTTGAGACGTTAGCCCAATTCTTGCTTTGCACCACGGTGTATCCTCCTGATTTTCAGGTTCTGCCATTGCACCTCAGGACTGGGGATGTCTCACCTGTTTCTGTCTGCAGACGAGCTCTCTGAGTATTGAGGTCATTGATCATGCGCTGATTCTGCTCCTCCTTAGTTTTGATCTCACTCAGCTGGTCTTCCAGAGTGCGGCACATCTTCTCCAGATTTGCCTAGGTATCAAAAacaaggaaggagaggaaatgaACACCTGCACGCTGTCTAATTCTCACAGCAGGATTCTTATATGAGAGTGTGACTAGTAGATTCAGGCTATGTGCTGTACCTTGGCCCTGTGAATTCTACTGCAATTCTTTACCTTGGCTTTGGAGACAGACTCCATGTTACTGGCCAAGTCATCTATCTCCATCTTCAGCTcactcttctccttctccagcttctgCTTGACTCGTTGCAGGTTGTCGATCTGCTCCCCAAGCTCAGCTGTGCTGTCTGCGTGCTTCTTccgcagggcagcagctgtggcttCGTGCTGCAGCGTGGCCTCTTCGAGGTCGCGGCGCATCTTCTGAAATTCTGCCTCACGCTTCTTGTTCATCTCAACCTGAGCTGCTGTAGCCCCTCCTGCTTCTTCCAGGCGCTCGCTGatctcctccagctccctggaGAGGTCAGCACGGTGCTTCTCTGCTTTTGCCCGAGAGGTTCGCTCTGCCTCAATTTCCTCCTCCAGTTCCTCGATACGGGCCTGGGGAAAATGCGAGACCCTTCACACCCATGCCCTCCTTGTACTGATGTCCTTCTGAAGGGCGGAAGGGAAGGACCAGAGGCttgcctgcagctccttgaTCTTCTTCTGCAATTGCATGCCCAGGGCTTGCTCATCCTCAATTTTGCTCTGGATCTGGCTGATTTCAAAGTCTTTCCTTTGCACAAAGCATACAGAATCACAGTGTTAACACCTGAATAAAACTACCTAATAAATGCACCTGACCCACACTCAGGTGTCTCACAACCACACttactttttcagtttctcatccagctgctgcttgtcATTTTCCAAATCCATTATGGTATCTTGGGCCAGCTTCAGGTCTCCCTCAAGTTTCCTCTTAGCCCTTTCAAGGTCCATGCGCAGTTTCTTCTCTTGCTCCAGGGACCCTTCCAGCTAAACAGAAAGAGCATCAGTACTCTGCCAGCCCTATTTATCTCCACAAGCATCCTGTAATTGCCATATGCATTTGTGCTTACATCATCCACTTGCTGCTCCAGcttggtttttgctttgctCAGCGTATTGACCTTGTCCTCCTCAACCTGCAGGTCATCCAGTGTCTGCTGGTGGGCCTCTTGGAgggctttcttctcttttgtcagCTTGGCAATGGTCTCATCCAGGGCTGCCATCTCCTCTGTGAGGTTTTTCACCTGCATGTTGTAAGCAAGCACCAGAATACCATGTATAAGACTTGACTTCTTGTGTAGtggcattttcatttgcagTGCTTAGCCAGgagcttgctttttatttgagCTTCACAGCTGTCCAGCTGCGATGCTCTTGTCATCTTCCAAACCTAGCCCCTTTCTAGGGATACCAGCCTAATATGGAAGGTATCtatcccttcttcctttctgtgacTCTCCATGTGTGTACCTTGTTTTCAGTGgcatgtttttccttctcaactTTAGCCAAGGTTAACTCCAGGTCATCAATATCTTTCTTCAGCTCTGAACATTCATCCTCCAGTTTCCTCTTCTTGGCTGTCAGCTCAGCATTGATTTCTTCCTCATCCTCGGCCCGTTCTGTCACCTCCTTAATTTTGGCTTCCAGTtggattttggttttgatgaGCTGGTCACACCTTTCCTCGGCATCAGCCAAGCTGTCTGCTTCCTGATGGGGTGACAGAGGTTTTTGTGGGttataacattttgaaatttctgttgTGTATCTGTAAGTAGGCACATGTTAAAATGTGGAAGCCTTGCCATCTGACATCAATGgtaattcctttttttgtttgtttctttgtttgtttgtttgattctttcattctttctttctttctttctttctttaaaatggcTCACAGAGGTGGTAGTTATGAGAATACGTCATACATGCTTCAGCATGACAGAACAGTGACAACTCTCAGCAAGGCCGTAGATTTGGAGCCTTTTTCCCTCACAGACTCAGTATTCAATAGCCTCTATTTTATAATTGACTCACCATGATCGTTATCATGTTTGGGTAGCCAAGGTTTTTCGATTTGTGGGAATAATACAGTGAAGAAAGTAGTGTTTTGCTTGG
The genomic region above belongs to Anser cygnoides isolate HZ-2024a breed goose chromosome 19, Taihu_goose_T2T_genome, whole genome shotgun sequence and contains:
- the LOC106047197 gene encoding myosin heavy chain, skeletal muscle, adult-like, whose translation is MTSPDSEMAVFGEAAPYLRKSEKERIEAQNKPFDAKSSVFVAHPKESFVKGTIQSRESGKVTVQTEAGETLTVKEDQVFSMNPPKYDKVEDMAMMTHLHEPAVLYNLKERYAAWMIYTYSGLFCVTVNPYKWLPVYNPEVVLAYRGKKRQEAPPHIFSISDNAYQFMLNDRENQSILITGESGAGKTVNTKRVIQYFATIAASGEKKKEEPGKMQGTLEDQIISANPLLEAFGNAKTVRNDNSSRFGKFIRIHFGATGKLASADIETYLLEKSRVTFQLKAERSYHIFYQVTSNKKPELIDMLLITTNPYDYHFVSQGEVTVPSIDDQEELMATDSAIDILGFTPDEKTAIYKLTGAVMHYGNLKFKQKQREEQAEPDGTEVADKAAYLMGLNSADLLKALCFPRVKVGNEFVTKGQTVEQVHNAVGALAKAVYERMFLWMVVRINQQLDTKQPRQYFIGVLDIAGFEIFDFNSFEQLCINFTNEKLQQFFNHHMFVLEQEEYKKEGIEWTFIDFGMDLAACIELIEKPMGIFSILEEECMFPKATDTSFKNKLYDQHLGKSSNFQKPKPTKGKTEAHFSLIHYAGTVDYNITGWLEKNKDPLNETVIGLYQKSSLKTLALLFANYGGPDSESGGKKGGKKKGSSFQTVSALFRENLNKLMTNLRSTHPHFVRCIIPNETKTPGAMEHELVLHQLRCNGVLEGIRICRKGFPSRVLYADFKQRYRVLNISAIPEGQFMDSKKASEKLLGSIDVDHTQYRFGHTKVFFKAGLIGLLEEMRDEKLAEIMTRTQARSRGFLMRVEYRKMVERRDAIFCIQYNVRAFMNVKHWPWMKLFFKIKPLLKSAESEKEMANMKQEFEKTKEELAKSEAKRKELEEKMVTLLQEKNDLQLQVQAEADSLADAEERCDQLIKTKIQLEAKIKEVTERAEDEEEINAELTAKKRKLEDECSELKKDIDDLELTLAKVEKEKHATENKVKNLTEEMAALDETIAKLTKEKKALQEAHQQTLDDLQVEEDKVNTLSKAKTKLEQQVDDLEGSLEQEKKLRMDLERAKRKLEGDLKLAQDTIMDLENDKQQLDEKLKKKDFEISQIQSKIEDEQALGMQLQKKIKELQARIEELEEEIEAERTSRAKAEKHRADLSRELEEISERLEEAGGATAAQVEMNKKREAEFQKMRRDLEEATLQHEATAAALRKKHADSTAELGEQIDNLQRVKQKLEKEKSELKMEIDDLASNMESVSKAKANLEKMCRTLEDQLSEIKTKEEQNQRMINDLNTQRARLQTETGEYSRQVEEKDALISQLSRGKQGFTQQIEELKRHLEEEIKAKNALAHALQSARHDCDLLREQYDEEQEAKGELQRALSKANSEVAQWRTKYETDAIQRTEELEEAKKKLAQRLQDAEEHVEAVNAKCASLEKTKQRLQNEVEDLMIDVERTNAACAALDKKQKNFDKILAEWKQKYEETQAELEASQKESRSLSTELFKMKNAYEESLDHLETLKRENKNLQQEISDLTEQIAEGGKAIHELEKVKKQIEQEKSEIQASLEEAEASLEHEEGKILRLQLELNQVKSEIDRKIAEKDEEIDQLKRNHLRIVESMQSTLDAEIRSRNEALRLKKKMEGDLNEMEIQLSHANRVAAEAQKNLRNTQAVLKDTQIHLDDALRTQEDLKEQVAMVERRANLLQAEVEELRAALEQTERSRKVAEQELLDASERVQLLHTQNTSLINTKKKLETDIVQIQGEMEETIQEARNAEEKAKKAITDAAMMAEELKKEQDTSAHLERMKKNLDVTVKDLQHRLDEAEQLALKGGKKQIQKLEARVRELEGEVDAEQKRSAEAVKGVRKYERRVKELTYQSEEDRKNILRLQDLVDKLQMKVKSYKRQAEEAEELSNVNLSKFRKIQHELEEAEERADIAESQVNKLRAKSREFHGKKIEEEE